Proteins from a genomic interval of Lycium ferocissimum isolate CSIRO_LF1 chromosome 2, AGI_CSIRO_Lferr_CH_V1, whole genome shotgun sequence:
- the LOC132048118 gene encoding uncharacterized protein LOC132048118, translated as MTQMGRHWWPRLTTSTSTTTRATAVDTLYGGRTTTTRSFTSTSSQIRNNNNNASSSSSCCGLSRLMRKLKRHSNKMLKTATNSTYPSRQSSFQCRYDPLSYALNFDTTGTGSVSDEDYYKFCAFSSRFVATPKGDHCPNLMTATSH; from the coding sequence atgACACAAATGGGTCGTCATTGGTGGCCAAGATTAACCACGTCCACCTCTACAACCACCAGAGCCACGGCGGTAGACACCCTTTACGGCGGTCGCACCACCACCACCAGAAGTTTTACTTCAACATCATCacaaataagaaataataataataatgcgtcatcatcatcatcatgttgtGGACTATCAAGATTGATGAGGAAGTTGAAGAGACATAGCAATAAGATGTTGAAAACTGCCACAAATAGTACGTATCCTAGCCGTCAATCATCGTTCCAATGTCGGTATGATCCACTTAGTTACGCCTTGAACTTTGATACTACTGGAACTGGAAGTGTATCTGATGAAGATTATTACAAGTTTTGTGCTTTTTCTTCGAGGTTTGTTGCTACGCCAAAAGGTGATCATTGTCCAAATTTAATGACCGCTACTTCCCATTAA